The DNA segment AGTTGTTCACGCCGCTGGCAACAGCGACGAAATGGCGGTACTCAGAAACACTCGCCGACTGCTTGGTGCGGAACCTGGCAATTAGCGGAATATTGACGACGTTTCCCATGTCCGCGTCATGGCGGTCGGTGAATTCCCACAGGACGCCGCCGCCTGCGCCGAAATCCGCCGGATCCGACACATCCAGTGCGAATACACCCTGCCCGCCGCCTCCCATGCCGGCGGCGAGTACGGTTTTCCATTTGCCCTGCACCTGTGCTTCGGCCACGGCAATCATGCCGTCGACATAAGGCCGGTGGACGTAGTCCGGACGGCTCAACTGGGCAAGCGCGGGAAACATCGATTGCGGCACAAAGGCAAACAGCTCGACGCCATCCTTGGCATCGAATGCATGCAACATCCCGTCATTGGCCCCTATGTACACCGCAGGTGTGCGACTTTTGTGCGCCTCATGGAACTGCAGGTAATCCGCGCCGCTCCCCTCCAGCGCCGGCGCCCCGACGTGAATCATGTTGCTGTTGACGATATCGCCCAGTGCCCCGGCGCGCAAACGAAATATGCCCTGCGGCTGTCCAATCTCCCTGGTGCGTCCGCCGCGCAGAAATTCCAGCCGTTGCATGCCCAGCCCGTCGGCGGCGCCGTCAAGCGGTGATGCGTCCAGCAATGCTTTCTGGCTATCTGCAAGCTTGTCCCATCTGAACTCGACCATGGCTGACCCAATGCCAGGCAGCGAGGTATATATTTTCCGCTGCTCTGGCAAGGGCAATGCAGGGACGTTTGTGTGTCCGCTGAGGATGTCGCCTGCTTCCCACACCGGGATACTTGCAAATTGCACGCTGCCATCACCAGCAATGCTGATCGCGAATTTCTTCAGCGTGCCGCTCCACCGCGTTGACTCGAAGCCAGCCTGGTAAAGAAAGGTGCTGCCAGCGGCAAGACGAGCACTGCTCAGCGCCACGGCGGACGTACCGGTTACGCCATGCAGCAATGGACTCTGCGCAATCTGCACCGGCGGCACAGCGCCCTGCGCAGGCCGCCACGATCCCGCCAGCAGCGCAAACATCATGAAAATTACGCGAGCAGGCCTGGCGGCTTCGAAAAACATTCGTTTTTTAGCGTGAGTCACTCGTCCTCCTTCCGGTAAAAACTCTGCAACGCCACCTGCGTGGATTCGCGCGCGCCGAAGCCAACGGCAGTAATGCGATAGAAATAGCTGACCTTGTCGGCGGACTCGCCTGGCCTCTTATAGGAAAACAGCTCGATGATGTAGCGGGGCAAGCGGCTGGGCAGTGCTCCCTTGCCAACCTGGAGGCTTTGGCCGGTAAATGTCCCGAAAGCGACCGTTTGGACCGTGGCGGCATCCTCACCGAATTCCACGGTTTGCCAGACTGGCAAGGCATTCATGCCTGCTTGCCGGCACAGGCCAAGATAGATATTTGCGGCGCCGCCATTGCAGCCAGTCTCCCCGTGTGCCGGAAAACCCAGCGAGCTCCGGCGCGAAAATATAGAACTACGGGACTTCCCTGCATCCGGTGACTGCTCGATATCCATTTCAGCATCCCGCAATGCCGCCTCTGCTGCCTGCAAAGCCACCTGCCGATCGCCATCGTTGCGGGTTGTTTTCAAGCCTTGCAAGGCGCTCTGCGAAGCTGCAATGCCCAGCATCAGAATAACCATCAACATCAACAAGGCAACGACCAGCGCGGCGCCGCGACTGTGCCGTGACATCGGCGACCGCGCATGTGCAACTGGTGACGCCCTGCTACGTATTTTTTGCCGCATCATGACGGGTTCCCCATATCCTGATTGCGCAACTGTATGGTGGCGGTGAATAATTTCCGCATCCGGTTACGGCTTTTTGCAGGGAGCGTTTTTTCGTCGATCCGTGTTCCTGGATCAGCATTGCCGGCTGCATCGGCATAGTCCTTGCCAAACAAGTCAAACGTCTTTGCAAGGACATCGGCACGAACAGGATTTTCGTCACGTATCAGGAGCGCCGCCTTGATGGCGACAATTTTCTTCCAGTGGGTTTTGCGATTTTTATCGATGGCTTGCTCGGCGCTGGAAGCCCCGCTCAACAGCAGCGCCTCATCAAGGGTATCGATCTGGCTGGCGCTCATGAATGCGTTGGCAACGCCGTCGCCATCACCGTCGAGGCCATACAGGATCTGGAATGACTCTACCCCGCGCGCTATGGCCACGGCGGTCCAGCTGCTTTTCCCCTTGTACTTGCAGCGCAATTCCGGC comes from the Janthinobacterium sp. 17J80-10 genome and includes:
- a CDS encoding PilX N-terminal domain-containing pilus assembly protein, whose amino-acid sequence is MSRHSRGAALVVALLMLMVILMLGIAASQSALQGLKTTRNDGDRQVALQAAEAALRDAEMDIEQSPDAGKSRSSIFSRRSSLGFPAHGETGCNGGAANIYLGLCRQAGMNALPVWQTVEFGEDAATVQTVAFGTFTGQSLQVGKGALPSRLPRYIIELFSYKRPGESADKVSYFYRITAVGFGARESTQVALQSFYRKEDE
- a CDS encoding PilC/PilY family type IV pilus protein, producing the protein MTHAKKRMFFEAARPARVIFMMFALLAGSWRPAQGAVPPVQIAQSPLLHGVTGTSAVALSSARLAAGSTFLYQAGFESTRWSGTLKKFAISIAGDGSVQFASIPVWEAGDILSGHTNVPALPLPEQRKIYTSLPGIGSAMVEFRWDKLADSQKALLDASPLDGAADGLGMQRLEFLRGGRTREIGQPQGIFRLRAGALGDIVNSNMIHVGAPALEGSGADYLQFHEAHKSRTPAVYIGANDGMLHAFDAKDGVELFAFVPQSMFPALAQLSRPDYVHRPYVDGMIAVAEAQVQGKWKTVLAAGMGGGGQGVFALDVSDPADFGAGGGVLWEFTDRHDADMGNVVNIPLIARFRTKQSASVSEYRHFVAVASGVNNYLDDGYANALAPAVLFLLSLDKDPADPWQLGVNYFKFSKPILDTALQNGLSPPALVHGEDGAVRYAYAGDLQGNLWRFDFSGNAPWSKENTGTTPLFVARDEQQRRQPITTRPQVVFAPGGGYVVLFGTGKFMEQADTDPVGFSSQSFYGIYDALQGGYAVKERSQLASRTLSKAGEMLQFAGADFSYGTASANKRGWYFDFPGADSTGERSVSNPMVESGRLIFNSLMPCAAPCLEGGGRSYVLEVLTGLPIGKNTSGMISRLGMLAAPALLETSATAGNRNAFGKAVVKRKSAVIHAGSGGVKGSVAAGQGDADGGLANVGLPAMRFSWREILRWQELRMVAKSLAKTK